GTCAGCTTGAGGGTCTTTCCGCTCGGCGCCGGCCAGTCGATGCTCTGGCCAGTGGTAAGGCCGAGCAGCGCAGTGCCCACCGGAGCGAGGACCGACACCTTGCCTTCGCCACCGAGGTCCGCCGGGTAAACCAGCGTCAGGTGGTATTCCTTGCCGCTGCCTTCCTCGCGGCAGCGCACGGTGGAGTTCATCGTGACCACGCCCGGCGGTATCTCGTCGTGGCCGACAACCGTGGCACGGGCCAGTTCGGCCTCCAGCGCCTCGGCAGCGGGGCCGTACTCATCCAGGCTGTCGAGCAGGCGCTCCAGACGTTGCAGGTCGAGTCGAGTAACGGTGATGGACGGTGAAGTGGTCATGATGGTTGGCAGTCTCCTTACAGGAGAGCCCCGGAAGCTCACGCATCCGGGGCCCTGATTTGTTCGATCGGAATATCCAGAAAAGCAAAACCCCGCCCTAGGGCGGGGTTTTCCCGGACACTAACACAGTACAGAAAATAAGCAATACCGCCCGGTCAAGGCGCAGGTGACCGCTTGTTTCTGCGCTGTGCGGCGTCCGCGATTATCCGCCTGCGCCGCTCGCCGTCAGCCTCGTTCCATTCGAGAATCTCGCCCAGGCTGCGGCCGCAGCCCAGGCAGACATCGCCCTCGTCCAGGCAGCAACGCCGGCAGCAGGGCGACGCTACGCTCGCCTGCGGATCAGACGCCGGGGAACTCGAC
The Pseudomonas triclosanedens DNA segment above includes these coding regions:
- a CDS encoding DUF1289 domain-containing protein, translating into MSSSPASDPQASVASPCCRRCCLDEGDVCLGCGRSLGEILEWNEADGERRRRIIADAAQRRNKRSPAP
- the rnk gene encoding nucleoside diphosphate kinase regulator — protein: MTTSPSITVTRLDLQRLERLLDSLDEYGPAAEALEAELARATVVGHDEIPPGVVTMNSTVRCREEGSGKEYHLTLVYPADLGGEGKVSVLAPVGTALLGLTTGQSIDWPAPSGKTLKLTLLEVEYQPEAAGDFDR